attcataatcctttcatacatgtcactcttggttcattgcatatcccggtacaccgccggaggcattcatatagagtcatactttgttctagtatcgagttgtaatcattgagttgtaaataaatagaagtgtgatgatcgtcattttctagagctttgtcccaagtgaggaaaaaaagagaaaggccataaaaaagagaaggcccaaaaaatgagagaaaaagagagaagggacaatgttattatccttttaccacacttgtgcttcagagtagcaccataatcttcatgatagagagtcttttgttttgtcactttcatatactagtgggaaattttcattatagaacttggcttgtatattccaacaatgggcttcctcaaatgccctaggtcttcatgagcaagcaagttggatgcacacccacttagtttgttttgttgagctttcatatatttatagctctagtgcatccgttgcatggcaatccctactccttgcattaacatcaattgatgggcatctccatagctcattgattagcctcgttgatgtgagactttctcccttttttgtcttctccacataacccccatcattatattctattccacccatagtgctatatccatggctcatgctcatgtattgcgtgaaggttgaaaaagtttgagattactaaagtatgaaacaattgcttggcttgtcatcggggttgtgcatgatgagagcattcttgtgtgacgaaaatggagcatgactaaactatatgattttgtagggatgaactttatttggccatgttattttgagaagacataattgcttagttagtatgcttgaagtattattatttttatgtcaatattgaacttttatctagaatctttcggatctgaatattcataccacaatttaagaagaattacattgaaattatgccaagtagcattccacatcaaaaattctgttttatcatttacctactcgaggacgagcaggaattaagcttggggatgcttgatacgtctccaacgtatctataattttttattgttccatgctatattatattctgttttggacattattgggctttattatacacttttatattatttttgggactaacctattaaccggaggcccaacccagaattgctgttttttgcctatttcagagtttcgcagaaaaagaatatcaaatggagtccaaacggaatgaaaccttcgggaacgtgatttttggaacgaacgtgatccagaggacttgaaccctacgtcaagacttcaaccaggaaggcacgaggtaggggggcgcgcctacccccctgggcgcgccctccacccccgtgggccccttgttgctcccccgacgtactccttcctactatatatacctacgtacccccaaactaccagatacggagccaaaaacctaattccaccgccgcaaccttctgtacccgtgagatcccatcttggggcctgttccggagctctgccggagggggcatcaatcacggaggggttctacatcaacaccatagcctctccgatgatgtgtgagtagtttacctcagaccttcgggtccatagttattagctagatggcttcttctctctttttggatctcaatacaatgttctccccctctctcgtggagatctattcgatgtaatcttcttttgcggtgtgtttgttgagaccgatgaattgtgggtttatgatcaagtttatctatgaacaatatttgaatcttctctgaattcttttatgtatgattggttatatttgcaagtctcttcgaattatcagtttggtttggcctactagattgatctttcttgcaatgggagaagtgcttagctttgggttcaatcttgcggtgtcctttcccagtgacagtaggggcagcaaggcacgtattgtattgttgccatcgaggataacaagatggggtttatatcatattgcatgagtttatccctctacatcatgtcatcttgcttaaggcgttactctgttcttatgaacttaatactctagatgcatgctggatagcagtcgatgtgtggagtaatagtagtagatgcaggcaggagtcggtctacttgtctcggacgtgatgcctatatacatgatcatacctagatattctcataactatgctcaattctgtcaattgctcaacagtaatttgttcacccactgtaatacttatgctcttgagagaagccactagtgaaacctatggcccccgggtctattttccatcatattaatctcccgacaacaagctatttctggcgtcgtttttattttgctttatttactttgcatctttatcataaaaataccaaaaatattatcttatcatatctatcagatctcactctcataagtgactgtgtagggattgacaaccccttatcgcgttggttgtgaggatttatttgtttgtgtaggtgcgaggtactcgtgcatggcctcctactggattgataccttggttctcaacaactgagggaaatacttacgctactttgctgcatcaccctttcctcttcaagggaaaccaacgcagtgctcaagaggtagcaactaCCACATGAGCAGACACTCAGATCAATTAAATATTGCTTCTTTGCGAAACAAAAACTAAAGCACATAAATGCATGATATAACATCAGCAAGATCTACATGTAAAACTTCTATACTGCATATTCTCTTGGCATGTGGAAGTAATATTAAAAAAATGATAAGATAAGGCAAAGAAAATTGGCAGTAAAAGAAAAAGCTAGCTAGCAAATAATTACATTTTTATGACAAGCTAAATAGAGATGGATAATAGTGTGTCCATCTATATTCTATCATTCCAACTTGGATTTGCATATAGGTCGCATAGTTACCAATATCACGTTTTCTTCCACAGATAGATCTATTCATCTAACTGTAAGGATTGATAGTCCACCACAAGTATAAATCTTAATATCTAGTAAGATATTTTCAGTATTTTTTAAAGGAACCAGCCCATTTGCAGTTGAAAGTTTATACAAAAACATACATAGACGCCCACAAAGTAGCCAGAATCTCCATTTCTATTAGGTACTACTTTAGAACAAAGGAATTTTGAGGCAGATCACAGTTTTTGTTGGGCTACTGCCATTTTTTTATCCTACACCATGAAGCTGCAAAGATGAAAGACATTCAACACGTTTCTGAGTTTGATTACCATGACTTCCTGTTGAAAAGAGATGCCAAAACAAACACCCAAATGCAGTCATACCCATCTGGTCCTTAAATTGACTATCTAGAAGAAGCAAGCGATTCTCACCTGATAGCTTGGCTGCTCACATTCATATCCATCAACGAGTCTTACAGTGCAAAGCCTACAAGCTACACAAGCTATAGATTAAGATGCAATTTGAAGCAAACCAATAGAAGTCCACCCGGCTGTAACCCTTTCTCTTCGTCTCACCTCTTCCTCCGGTGTGTGCCACATACACCCATGCCGTTGAGCCGGTGGGCGGTGCGGAGTAGCCGGTCGGAGAGTCTGGGGTAGGGGAGAGAGAACAGGCCGTGGAGACCGGTGGGGGTGCGTGGGGGGTAGGGGTCGGCGCCATCGGGGGCCTCGACGATGAGGTCGGGGAGCCCGTTGGAAAGAAGCAGTCGACCGTTGTTGCCGCGGACATCCCCTGCAGCCACCTCCGTGCGTTGAGACAAGGCGGAGAAGGAATGGgaagaggcgaggaatcaggctTACCTCAGATCCTGTCATCCGTCCCTATGGCGGCGCTGGTGGCAGACCACAGATCGAAGCCGCCGCAGCCTTCTCCTCCCACCCAATCCTCCCTCGAGGTGCACGGCATGCGGCGTGCTCGCAGCCGcgtctccttctccttctccttctcctctgccccaccttctccttctccttctccttctcctccgcctccccTTCCCAGCCCCTGGCAGCTGCTCTGCTGCCTCCTCCCGATGGAGATATGTTGCGTGTTTTGGAAGAGGAAAAGAAAAGGGAACGGGGCTCGAGGCAACTCCCCGTCCTCTCTTTCTTCTCGATGAAGCAAACCAGAAGCGTTGGGCGATATTTTCTGGTGATGTGGACAAGACGAGACACCCAATTGGCCATCGTGAATAGGAAAGCCCCTGCCGACGTGGCATAGGCGAGGGTGCGCCCTTTGCGCCACCGTTAATGGGTTTTATGAAGAGAACATCATTTTTTATTCAAGTCACCAAACCATTGAGAGAACTTAACTTTATCCAGGTATGCTATTTATTTATGAATTTGCCTTCATACCTTCAACATTGGCTGTTTGGTTCTCTAGTAGATTAATTAATAAGTATGTTAGTGCCAAATATATAGTTTACACTATATAACATTTTTTTGTTGCAATTAGAGAATTTTTTGCATGCTATAAGTCAGTCATGTTCTGTTTCTAGCTTTGCCACTACGTGTGATAGAATCACAGAGAGAAGCTATTTACAAAATTTTCAGGAGTAATACTGGTAGTTCATAAATTAATCAATGATGAGACTGACATCAACCCCATCACAGGAGACTTTGCATCGAGTATTAGAAGCAATTGCTAAGGTAATATGTACAAGTTATCTGATATAAGTATTTATTTTGAATGCATAACAAATTTAGAGTAATAGTGATTATTTTTGTTATATTAAAGGACCCTGAGTTTTTGTTTGGCCTCAGGCCCCGGAAatccttggggggggggggggggggggggggggtgtgacAAAGAAATCTAGTCCCATCAGTGTCGTCTAGACCCAGGCGACAAAGCACCTCAAGAAGATAAACCCAACTGACATGATAGAAGGAGGTGGAGATATTCAAGTTGAGAATCATACCTGGTTTGTTTGTTCGATGTAGATCTTTAATCAGATTATGCACATATACGAGGTTTTCATTGACGCGTCGTTTTTGCACGAATGCACTCTAGCACTTGGATACTAGTGTCGGAACGTCAGGCACCAGAAGGTTAACCATCATCCTGTCTTAAACATATTATACGCCGATCGGGTGTTGGTCTTTTTCTTTTTTCAACACAGTACAGACGTAAGCGCTTATACATACGCGCATACattcacccctatgaacgcatacatagacaccctacccctatgagcatctTCAAGAGACTGGGCCGatatatcatcttgagatttacgaagtcatcATAGGCGCCTTGTcctcgacgggaacgtctcctctaCTGAAAgtgcatcgccggaaatcctgaaataaatccagaaataatgcgagcaccaggagtTGTATCCTGATGGGCTGAGAATACCACTGTctctctaaccatccaaccacatgttggttggTGTTAGTCTTCGACTTTTGTGGCATCGGGCATTTTTAGGATGAGAACGATTTTAGCCGGATGTGTTAGGCTTACCAGTCCCCCAAAGATCGGCCAACCGCGGGAAGTAGGACTAGCAAGTTTTGAGCTTTGCTAATGCGTGAGAATCACCTATGTTTTCTTCATGTGGAGATTGAAGGTAGACAGCACAATCTCCTACTAATGCATTGTTCTTGTTACTATAATCTTTCTTATTTCGTAATTGGTATAGAAAAATGGTAATGCAAAAAATCTGACGTCAAATTTTTGAAGCATGGAAAATTAAACTTTTTTATGGCAAATTTAGTTCACGAGCACGAAAATTCCCtgacaaaaaaataaataaactaAGACGGATTTGACATGCTTATCAACTAAATTTGCCATCATCGGCAAACACATATTATCATAAAAAACGTTCGATTtaccatggtaaaaaatttgacGCTGGAATTATAGTGGAGTATAGGGAAAACACCTTTGAGAACAATCACAGTATCCAGACTCTTATAAAATCACCAACATACATCATTCGGGCAGTGATGACAAAAAAGAAGTATACTGGGTGATAGTCACAACTTATTCCGGCGCTAGTGTGTGCGAACTGCACGCAGACAGGTATTTGCCGTGCCTTACTCGCGTAACAAATTAGACGACGTGTACTAGTACTTAAAAAACCCATGCACATACTATATGCCTGGGTAACGTAGATTATTCAGCGGAGTACGCGCGCGGCTTTGCCGCGGACCGTCACACTCACACGTACGAGTGCTCGGTGGCCATGCATGTGGCTAGAGCGCCTTGAAGCCGAGGAGCTTCCAGGTGCTGGTGCGCGAGCCGGGCACGCCCCACACGACGCACTCGTACCGGCCCCTGCTCCCGCCGGGCGCCCTCGCCGCGGTCACCACGAGCCGGTAGTTGGTACCgaggccgccgcccgccggccgcTCCATCTCGCCGCGCTCCACCTTGACGAACACCAGGGTCGTCCGGCGCGTGATGTCATGCACGAGCACGGCGAACCGGCCCGCCTGCTGCACCACCATGCCGTTCAGGTCGCGGTCCGGTATCGGCGCCCAGgcagcgtccgtcgtcgcggcgacggcgagcaggACGAGGACCGCCACGAGCACAGCCTGCAGAGACCTCATGGTGGCGTGTCACACACTCGCACTGGTGTGCACTGGTGCAGTTTTCTTGTCGTATGTGGGTGCCTTTGCATGCCGAGATGTCGGCGATCTTTATAGCGCGGGCAAAGGCGTCGATCGTTGCGCGAGTCCCAAGCTAGCGCCGAGGCGAGCGACACGCAGCCGGACAGCGCTGCAAGTGCATGCCATGGTCAACAGGGGTGGATGCGTGATCACTTTCTCCGGATCGTGCGACAGCGAGGCCAGCTTGGTGCATGCGCCCCCGGAATCGAGGCCGGCCAGGGGACGGCGAGATCTAATTTCCGGAGGCGATATCTGGGCGTTGAAACTTGACGCATTGCGATCGAAGGTACGTACGCGCGCACGCCATCTTTTCCAGGGAAAGGATTGCATGCGTCCATGATCTTCAGCGTGATTTCTTGGCTCTGTAGGGCGGAGAGCCCTACCGGCCGTCCGCTCCCATTTTTTTCTTCGTAAATCAAAGTAAGAGCATCTACACGCGGGCTTGGCAAATCCGGCCTATATATCCGCGGACGCGCCTGGACACACCGGTGAACTTTGATTGGACACTCCCTAAATCCATGCCTTCGCACTCACGTATCTCATATTCCGAACCCTATATCCATACAAATTCATGCAACTACTACGTAGATCAACAAACGATCAAAATCAATAGAAAACATATAAACTGGTACCAAACGGGCGTAATTCACATGAACATCATCAAAAGATCACCAAACGGGTATAAGTCACACGGTTCAACAATCCGGCACATTGTAACTACATACTAGAACTAGATTATAAACAGGAGAGGGCGAGCTTCACCACTTCCTCGCCGGCCCTTTTCCCTTCCGGTCGCTGGCGCAGCTATAGGAGTCCGCGGCAGGAGCTGGGTCCATGTCGGACCCGTCGTCGGAGCATGAATCGGAGATGACGATGTAGCCTTGCAAGCGTCGGACGACGCGGTCTTGCTCGCGCTTGAGCTTGGCCACCCTTGTCGCCTCTGCCGCTGCCTCTGTCGCCTCTTGCTCGGATTGCTCAATGCCGAGCCGGTGCTGCTTGGCGTTGATCCTCCAGAGCCGTCGGGCCTTCGTCTCTGCCTCAGTAAGTGACCGACAGCACACCCACTCGAGGAGACGGTCCTCATCATTGAGCAACGGCATCACGCGGCTGCGGCGGGCGGACCGCACAACCGCGTTGGACCGGCCCCCATCTCCTTGCCCTCTACTTCTCGCGGCGGGCGACACGTGCCTCCGACTCTGGAATCCGCATCCGCGGCGTCGGCGAAGTGCGGGCACTAGAACCCGCCGCTGCCCGTGCGGAGCGGCGGCTGGATGTGGAGGAGGTCGTCAGATGGGAGGAGCAGATCGGGCAGGCTTCACAGATCCACACGCGGGGCGGGAAGTGCCGGCGCCGGCGTCGACGCTGCGGCGACGGGTGGCAAGTGGCGTCGCGCCGGACCCGGAGCTGTCGCCTGTATCGACCCGCGAGCGCTCGAGCGGAATACGGAGCGCCATCACCTCCTCGTCTCCGGAGCTGCCGTCGGAGTGGCTGCAGGTGCTGGACATGCTCGCCGATGCTAGGGATTGAACGAATTGGGGAAGTGGGAGCGTCCGGGAGCGGAGCGGAGTAAGCTAGGGTTTCTTCCGGACGAGGGATTTTGTGGGGTCGAGGTGGGCCAGCTGTGGGTCGGGCTGACGTGGCAGACGCACCCAGGAGTGCCCGAGCCGCCTCATATCCGCCCTACATTTGGGACGGATATAAGGGGTACTAGTCAGTCCGGGcgtttgaggcccgtttgagAGCTCCGGTTGGGTCTTTTTTTGTGACCGATGAGTGACAGGAGGACCTGTCGGGGCGTTTGAGATGGATATAGGGTGtctggttgtagatgctctaaacCATCGACACAGCGTGCATGTCACAGTCATCCATATAACACTTTATATGTAAGTCGCCCGATTTTAAAATTTGGGTGAGTCAATTTTCTGATAGTTGATTCTTTTGTGAAGATTTATGTTTTTTTCCTTGTGTTGTTTCATGCCTTTTTAGGCTGATTTTTGACTTGCCCCTACTTGGGGCAAGTCAATTTTTTCTTAGGCTAATTTTTTGACTTGCCCTTGTTTGCGGTAAGCCGATGGCGGGCGGTGCTCACTCCGGTGATCGAatcacagagagagagagagagagagtgagagagagagagagagagagagagagagaatgagCTGTGAAAGAGGGGATAGGTCCAGGCGATGGTTCTCATCTCCTGGTCTTGGAGTTGGACGCCGGGGAGGCTCCCAGCATGAAGTTGAAGGTGGAGGCTGGCGTCGCACGCTCTGCCACGCCGTCGTTCTCCTGGCGAGGGGTTGAAGACGACCCTGCCCCTCGCTCGGTTGGGTTGGGCCGAAACTTACAATAGGTAAGGCCTAGGTATAGTAGTTCTTTTCTATTTCTTAGATTTAAAAAAATTACAAGTGGAACCCACCCGCGGGTCAAATACCGCATCAGCATCCAGTTTGGGCAAACCAGCCAGGGACGGTTTTTGACCGGTTTAGGATTGTTTGGGGGGGTAAAGGAACCGAAAAAAGACATCAGGGGTTATGTGAACCCCAAGTTTTTTCAGGATAGTAAAAATGACTTTTCTCAACCATGTTACATATTGCATATTGTTTTGTTTGTATGCATCTTTGCTTTTGCTTTTCTTTATAGTTCTTATTTTTATTAGTCGCGATTCCTTTTACATGGGTATTTTTGGCATCGCCTTATCTATACGTAAGTCGTCTAAAAATGATTTTCGTCCGATTGTTTTTTAGTCGTCGATTCCTGCTTTGGGATTCGTGTTTTTTTTTGGGTTCTGTTCATGAGTTGTTTTGGGCTGTTTTTTTCTTAACTGGCCACATATTTGGGTCAAACAATTCTTTAACGGGCTTAAGGCATTACATGTGTGATGCACCCCTTCCTTCTCTTCCTATGTTCTTTTCAGTGTTTGCTTTTGTTTTCTATTTCTTTATTATTAGTCATTTTTTGTCAGTATTATTGGGATCTTCGGTGAGTGTACACACATATACTATAAATATATGCAAAAAATGCATTATTATATGATTATTCTTTGTATACTATAAAAAGCGTAATTTCAGTGCAAAGTTGTGTCCaagttttttttttcattttgtttcATCTTAAAGGGTGATACCAACGGCACTAGTtcattgtccttataaaacttaATATTTTGATTCTGCTTTACTTATTTTATGTTCTTTCTTCTTTAAGGGTAATAGCCATGCCACTAATTCATTTCTTCTTAGGAAACCTGTTTTAAAAAAATTCACTATTATATGTTTAGTCTTGCATATTTTAAAAAGTGTAATTTTTTGTGTATATTGGGTGCAAATTATGTCATTGCTTGTTTTAGATTAAGTTTTTCTTTTTAAAGGGTAATACcgatgccactaattcattctttcttagaaaatcttattatttttattttgtttcagTTTTCATTTCATTTTATTTCTTTAAAGGGTATACCAGTGGCACTAATTATTTTGATTTCGTTTTAAGTTTTATTTGATCTTCTTTCTTCTTTAATGGTATACCGATGCCACTAATTCATTTTCCTTAGAAAACATCGTAACTTTTATTTTGTTTCAGTTTTAATTTCATTTTTttcttaaagggtaataccaAAACCACTAACTCAGTATTCTGATTTTCTTATGTTTTGGTATACTTTCTTTCTTCTTTAGTGGTAATATAAATGCCACTAATTCCATCCCTTTTAGGAAACTTCCTTTTGTGAAAATTACACTATTATATGCTTACTAGCTAATTGTTTGTGTGTTTCAACAGGGAATACatattcatttttttatttttcatttccTTTCTTCTTTAAGGGTAATATCAATGCTACTAAGTCATCTTCCTTATAATACTTCTTTCTGAATATGTTTTagtttttatttcattttctATCTTActtaagggtaataccaatgccactaattcattctccatataaaacttcattattttaatgttttagtttttttattttatttagtctTCAAGGGTAATAAAAATGTCACTAATTCATTCCTTCTTAGAAAATTTATTTTTGTGTGAAACTTTCTTTCTGATTTAattattcttgcatattataaaaaCAAAAATTCCAAGCAAATTGTGTGCAAATTTTGTCATTTTTGACTAATTTTTATTTATTAACATTTCAGTACAAAAAGCGCAAGAAAACCATGGTAGTTAAAAGAAATCGTGGTATTCTAATAATACTTACAAAATAGGAGGGAGTTGTGTGGTTCGAAAAAGCCATGTCTCACCATAAAGATGATGGATGGCAATATCTTATAGGTGTGCATTTATAGAAAAACACTCCCAGCTTTGGCGATGTTTTGACCAACGAGACAGAAGATCGATAGCAATATCCGCCTAGGTGTAGCATTTTTAGATAAACACTATCGGCAGTGGCAATAGTTTTAACAAATTAGACAGGAGCCGCTCACACGAGCATCGCTAGCGCGTGTGGTTGGGCATGCACACGCATGCAGGTAGCTAGCCAGACAACACGCCAAGCTAGCTCATGTGTAGATGTGTTTCTAGTGGCAGGCCTGTGTAAGAGTACATAGTACAGGGGCATGACTGGGTATAAGTACTGTGCAAGTAGGGGCAGGACTGAGTAGAAATCGTTTTGTGTAGATATGGATGTATTTGGTTATCTGCATCGTTTTTTGCCTGTTGCCTACTTGTTCCAGTTAGGCCTGTTTTAGCATATGCAGGCAAAAAATCATCATTTGCATGTTAACTAGTTGCCTACATCCCCTCTCCCTGCATCGTAGCAATGTCTCTACGCACTGTGTTTGATTTCTCACATTGACTGTGCTCATACTAGTGcatgttgtttggttgcctgcaagGGATAGGATTAAGACTTAACAGCTATCCATAACACACAATGCCATGGCAATTGCGATGAACAATGACGATGACAAAAGCAACTAGTTCGCTGCGCCGCCACCGGACTCAGTGCCAAGGCCACCATCCACCGCCGCGGGCTCACCCATCTGGAACGCCGACCTCTTCGGGTCAACGAGCGAGCCTCCCGCCGCCGTGGCGAGCATAGCCTCCAGGAGAAGCGGACGGCATGTACAACGCCGTCACGCTCT
This genomic window from Aegilops tauschii subsp. strangulata cultivar AL8/78 chromosome 4, Aet v6.0, whole genome shotgun sequence contains:
- the LOC109772830 gene encoding putative cysteine proteinase inhibitor 7; this translates as MRSLQAVLVAVLVLLAVAATTDAAWAPIPDRDLNGMVVQQAGRFAVLVHDITRRTTLVFVKVERGEMERPAGGGLGTNYRLVVTAARAPGGSRGRYECVVWGVPGSRTSTWKLLGFKAL